The genomic DNA GACGAGGAATCCGCCGATCACGATCGGCCGCGTCACGAGGTAGTAGGCGAACTGCCGATGCGCGCGCCCGAGCGTGATGTAGAGCCATCCCTGCACGTTGCCGATCGCCTGGGCGACGCCCGCGATCGCGAGGATGCTGAAGATCTGCGCGGCGTGCCCCCAGTCGGGGCCGAGCAGGACGGTGATGAGCGGGTCGGACACCGCGGCGAGCACCGCGTACGTCGGCAGCGACAGGTAGCCGATCACGAGCACGGCGCCGCGGATGTACCGGCGGTAGCGGTCGGCGTCGTCCTGCAGGGCGCTCAGCACCGGCAGCGCGACCCGGCCGAGCGGCCCCGTGAGCTGCTGCAGCGGCAGCAGGAACAGCGCGTACGCGCGCGTGTACTGACCGAGCGCGGCAGGCCCGAGCTGCTGCCCGATGAAGACGTTGTCGAGGTTGCGCGCCGCGTAGTTCAGCAGTTGCACGCCGAAGATGCTGCCCCCGGTGGTGACCAGCGGCAGCACTCGACGCTCGATGCGCGGGCGGCCGAAGCGCGGCTTCGCGGCGACCCAGAGCGCGACGAGCCGGTACACCTGCCCGAGCCCGGCGAGCACGACGAGCGACCACACGCCCCAGCCCGCGAACGCCGCGGCGATCGAACCCGCCACCCCCACCGCCATCGACACCACGTCGACGTTCGCGAGCGTGCCGAACCGCAGATCGCGCTGCACCTTGGCCTGCATCGGCATGGCGAGCCCGTTCACGAGCAGCGTGGGTGCGATCGCCAGGGTCAGCACCACGAGTCGCTGCTCGTCGAACAGCGCGGCGATGAGCGGCGCGCTCGCGGCCACGATCGCCGTGAGCACGAGGCCGAGCGCGACCGAGAACCACAGCACGCTCGACCACAGCCGCGCGTCGAGCGCGCGCGCCTGCAGAATCGCGCCCGTCATGCCGAAGTCGCGCACCAGGTCGGCGACACCGACGATCGCCATCACCATCGCGACGAGCCCGAAGTCGGCCGGGTCGAGCAGACGCGCGAGCACGACCGTCGAGAGCATCTGGATGAGCGTCTTCGACCACAGCCCGCCCATGGTCACCGCGACGCCGCGCGACGCCTTGTGCCCGAGCTGCTCGCGCCGCGGGTCGCGGTCGCGCTCTGCGGTGCCGGTCATGTGCGCGCGGCCTCCGCCCGCACGGTCTCGTCGCGGTTCCAGCCGGTG from Agromyces larvae includes the following:
- a CDS encoding lipopolysaccharide biosynthesis protein, producing MTGTAERDRDPRREQLGHKASRGVAVTMGGLWSKTLIQMLSTVVLARLLDPADFGLVAMVMAIVGVADLVRDFGMTGAILQARALDARLWSSVLWFSVALGLVLTAIVAASAPLIAALFDEQRLVVLTLAIAPTLLVNGLAMPMQAKVQRDLRFGTLANVDVVSMAVGVAGSIAAAFAGWGVWSLVVLAGLGQVYRLVALWVAAKPRFGRPRIERRVLPLVTTGGSIFGVQLLNYAARNLDNVFIGQQLGPAALGQYTRAYALFLLPLQQLTGPLGRVALPVLSALQDDADRYRRYIRGAVLVIGYLSLPTYAVLAAVSDPLITVLLGPDWGHAAQIFSILAIAGVAQAIGNVQGWLYITLGRAHRQFAYYLVTRPIVIGGFLVGLWWAGVNGLALVYGLTTLALLVPGFWFAIRGTFVRGGDILRPVLRPALLTPFVFAASWATVQLLDLPEFVELVLGGVAGLVPLGLAIAVPAYRRDLAQIVAFVKKMRRPATAASTGEDA